In Saccopteryx bilineata isolate mSacBil1 chromosome X, mSacBil1_pri_phased_curated, whole genome shotgun sequence, the genomic window TGAGGATACCATGGATAGATTTACCTCCTGAATGTGATTACATAGATGAAGGACATGGGCTTTGAGAATGGGAAAGGCTAGAGATGATGAAAGTACGGAGAATAGAATGAAACGTGCTGAGTTTGTATGTAAAGGACTTCGTAGTGAATGGTATACCAAGTGAAAACCCAGGATAAAGATCTCTGGTCTTGCTTCCTATCATTGATATTTCCGGGGTTTATTTAAAATCAGTTACCTGTCATGCATTCTATCTACTTCTTTTCTTACAGGGGACCAAAACTAAGGATCCTAGATTTAAGGCAAGACCCAGACTGTGAGACAACATGCTCAGAGGTCACAACGACACTCCCTTTCTGTTTTCAGTCTTGTACTTACTCGCAGCAGTCCATCCTTAAAATAGAAGAAGCCCAGCAAAATATCAGTTGCCTCAAAATTGTTAATTCAGAATCTGAGCCTCATTCAGCCTGGGAACCCGTGGAATTATTAGTGGACCTTTTCATTAGTGATACCTTGAGAACTAAacaatttatttctttccttcagaGTAAAGTTGAGCAAAATTTTGGGACTTTGCACCTCTGCTGCAGAGGTTTGAAAATTGATACTATATCTGCCGACAAAAGTATCTTGCAGTTTCTGGATCTGGGGTGCATTGATCACCTGGAAATGGATCAGGCTGATCTGAGTGAGATCACCAGTTTTTTGGCTCAGATGATCCACCTGAACAGCCTCAGTCTGTCTGACATCCCTTTTAAATCTTGTAAGGGGATAAATTTCAGAACTTTTCTCATCTGGCTTGGGAAGCTGAAAAACCTGCAGGagttcagtttgttttctgtctgCCTCAAAAATCAACTGCACAAACTTCTCAGGTGAGGGGTTGGGAAAGAACCTGGGTGCCCTAAACACACTATTGTTAAGACAAGAGAAGAGCTCATGCTTGGAAATAAGCTCCTTGTAACCTATTTCTTCTTTTGCCTCAGCATGGGCAATGCTGAGTTTGAAACTGGCCAGACTAGAAACAAGTACATCCTggtgaagagaaagacaaaattagaaaaagagactGTGTTCATTTATTCAGTAGACCATATAGAGACACTATggaaattttgtatatatattggtGAAAAGGACTCAGTTCTCATTGTATTGGAGTTTACAACTCtctagagaggaagaggaggcgttcagatggaaaaacattttatgcTCGAGCACTGATGGACTTTCCACAATAGTTACTGCCAGATCGTTATGCTCCTGTATTGTTCCCAAGGCTTAGACCTTGCATGGAGAACTTGCCATATGAGAACTAGTCAAGGGAACCCTCACTTAGCTATTTTCCCAGACCCATCTTACCAAATAAGTAAACAAGATTCATCattaattatgttttatatactaagtccatataattttattcacatAATCTTTCTCACAAACCTATATAATAATGACTGTTGtgcacattttaaagatgaaaaacttGTATATCTCAGAATGGAAAAGTAACCTTTTCAGGGTCACAAGTTTCTTGAATCTGATTCCAAAGTTCACATTATTAACGATTGCTGCAAAATAGATACAAATCAGTTTATTTTAGAACTTCAGGTACCTGTCATTCAGAGCTCTCTGCCCTGGTCCAGTCTTTATTCTTCCAAAAtaactgttctttattttctctctacagAGTCCTGCCACCTGAGTTGGATACACTGTATCTACCTTACTGTGGTCTTTCTAACAGAGATATCACTGCCCTGTCCCAGAGCTCTCAGGCCACCCACCTAATGCTGTTGAATCTCAGTGACAACCAGATATTCTCAGAAGTTTATGAGCCTTTCCAGATTCTGCTAGAGAAGGTCTCAGGTACCCTGAAGCTTCTGGAGTTAAATAATTGCCTGATGACTGATTCTGTTCTCTCTGCTGTCCTCCCAGCCTTGAGCCACTGTTCTCATCTCCGTGTCTTTAGCTTTGCCTCCAATCCCATTTCAATGCCCATGCTCACAAGCCTTCTGCAACATTTAACATCCTTGATGGAGCTGAAGCATGTCATTTACCCTGTCCCTATTCATTGCTATGAACATTGGGATTTTCAGGGAAGATTAGACCAGCAGAAACTTGCTGAAGTGCAGGCCCAATTAAAGGTGATGCTGAAGACAGCACAGCGAGAAGACATGAAGTGGACCACTTCTCCTCAGTGATATCCACAGTACAAGTTGTTTCAATATTGATCTTTGGCCATTAAAGCACTCAGTGTTTTTCCTGAAGCCCAAGTTTGTatagaaacatatataaaattgtaCTGT contains:
- the LOC136316681 gene encoding melanoma antigen preferentially expressed in tumors-like, translating into MKMDQKATATLLDLAAKCLLSNEPSAIHALEELPRDLFVPLFIAAFLGRHMKVLKEMVKVWPFHCLHIGTLITEETCYEILEAMIDGLQILPAQNSSTWGPKLRILDLRQDPDCETTCSEVTTTLPFCFQSCTYSQQSILKIEEAQQNISCLKIVNSESEPHSAWEPVELLVDLFISDTLRTKQFISFLQSKVEQNFGTLHLCCRGLKIDTISADKSILQFLDLGCIDHLEMDQADLSEITSFLAQMIHLNSLSLSDIPFKSCKGINFRTFLIWLGKLKNLQEFSLFSVCLKNQLHKLLRVLPPELDTLYLPYCGLSNRDITALSQSSQATHLMLLNLSDNQIFSEVYEPFQILLEKVSGTLKLLELNNCLMTDSVLSAVLPALSHCSHLRVFSFASNPISMPMLTSLLQHLTSLMELKHVIYPVPIHCYEHWDFQGRLDQQKLAEVQAQLKVMLKTAQREDMKWTTSPQ